The DNA window TGAACAGTTAACCCAGACCTTTTCTGATaactaaaattcttagaaaacagAGCTATgtttgtttattgaaaattgttttttgaaaaattattttttaaatttttttatatttatttgtcattaaaaaaattaatcaataaaaaatactttttagttaaaaaaaatttggtttgatttacaggaaagtgttttgctgaaaaatttggacggaaaacactttttgaaagttgtgaaaaattcagaaatgccatattatttgctgattatatcaaatttggtcctcaaacttttgattgatatatatatatatatatatattttgttttgaatatttattttttaattttatctcttaaaatttaatttttatattaactttggtcctcatttttataattattatttattttttttcttatcatttttttattgaaattttttatctatcaaatttcatactcattcttttgattgttacttattttatttgaaataatttataaaatattaattattattattttaatttcttcatcttttatttttttattttttaaatttaatctctattattttgattattatttattttatttgagataatttatgaaattatattttttttaatttcattttcattcaactttttaatttgtaagatttgtttcttattattttaataaacttgaaaaaaaataaaacattaataagttattttccagctcattttccatgacataaccaaacactggaaagtattttccaacttattttttattacactatcaaatattagaaaataattaacttttttataatttattttcaaaaaaaaattattttccaataaataaaCTGCCAGAACATGTATATGCCTATACATTGTGCACGTGGCAACAATCTAAGACCTATTAAATGATAGCCGTTGATGAATGAACAGAGGCGTTGATTATCATGAAGTGGGAAGAGGGTCAAGAAGTGACAAGAAAGGGAAGTCGGGGCTTCATAAATCCGACGTGGCTGACACGTGTAAGTAGCCCAAGATGATAGATCGGACGGTGGTGGATAAGTAGAGAATAGAAACCGTGGAGATGGGGAATTACGTGAGAATCGGGAGTGTGTATAAATGAAATCTGGAAgtgacagagagagagagagtagcaTTAATGCTTCGGGCTTTCCGTCGCTTTGGAGATTGTAGTGTGTGATTGAGTGAATGTTTGGGTAGGTTTAAAAAGATGATTATCGTTGTCACTCGTCACTGCATTATCCAGTTTTTTCTTGATAGTTCTTGAATTCTTGGCCTtcgtttttcttaaaaaaatttgaaaaaatcttGCTTGCAGAGTAGAAGGAAAGAGCGGAAGTAGGGGATGATGGGGGAGATTTGATGCCATTAATGGGTTGGATAGGTTTTAATTGCAATAAAGGAAAAGTCTTTAACGAGTGAGATCTACTCTCTTTAAATTTTTCCAAGTGTGTTTCACGGGTTGCACAGAGACTcacagagagggagagggagagggagctTTTGCCTTTTTCCTGttgttcatcttctttctttctgctttgagttttttttttctctttctttctgctTTATTTTAGGAAGAACCTGATTCTCTTAACACGAGGACGCGAATTACTTTTctacctttctttcttcttcttcttcttcttttatcgATCTCTGTTTGCCTTCGGTCTCTGCTATATCTCTCTTAGCTTCTCCGAGAGAAATAGAGATCTTCGTCGGCTAGTACTCTCTGCTCTTCAAGATAAAAGAGAGAGGCGGAGAGATATCTGGCGAAACAAAAAAAGCCCAAACGCCATTTTTTTCGCATTTCGCTTAACAACGAACACAACAAAAACTTCCAATCTTCtgtccccccctctctctccttcATTACTCCTGCTGGTTTCATTGCttctaaattgaatttattcccttctttcatttcattgaaGAAGCTCAAATTTTGAAGAGTAAAAGAGTGAcagaacaagaagagaagatctGGGTTTGGCTTATTTTCGCTGGATTTTCTTGGGCCCTTGAAGAGGCAGAGGCAGataaggtggtggtggtgttgttaGTGGgttaaaatgattgaaagatgATAGAAATGAACAAGAATAAAGACGTCAGGCCAAGAGCCAGTCGGTTCTCAAGACAACAGATTAAGCAATCTGGACAGAAGCTTCTCTctggtgattttttttggtgtgttaatttcaatttcaattaattttctggtccccaagaaaaaaaattaaaaatgtttgtgtcttttacttgaaaacaaagaaacaaaacccaaaatgaAGACTTGTCGTTATCTGTTTTATTCTTATTCTGCTTCTGTCGTATCTTATTTTATGCTCTTTACTACTTTGTTAGCTATTTCTAGTAGTATCTTGTCtcttatcttttatcttcttgtgatttttttttcaaggtttgaATGGTGgtgattttgttgtttcttgggAGAAATCGAAGAGAATTAAAAGGTTGAGTgctgttaataataataatagtgaaagTAATAAGGGGAGTTGTAGTTACGAGGTGGAGGAAGAAAAGAAGTGTGAGATGGGAGGTGGTGGAGGTTGTGACGTGTTTGATAAAGAAGTTCTTCAAGCACCTTCCGCTACTATTGGTACTGCAAGTACTAGCAACAAGAGATTCAAGCTTCCCAGAAAGGTAGGCTCAGTAATTATGaggtggttggtttttttaattaatttcctgCTTGTTCTAATGTTTGGTTGAATTTTAAAGCAGCTTATTGATGATTGCAATGGTGTTGTTCCGAGGAAGCTACGGTCAGGTGTGTTATTACGTTTGTCAATTCAGAAATCAAGCAGTACGACTTTTTTCTTGGtggggtttttttggttatttactTGGATGTGTCTaggttttcaaagtgtttttttggtgGTGGGAATTTCTTGgaagtttctttttttcatgtttttggatgtttttgttttgtttatggcTTTGTAAATTTTGGATTGGAGTTGAAGCAAAACTGAAgctttttgccttttcttttctttttaaggaaGAAAGATTCTGTGTGTTGTAccttttaattctatttattgtGCTGATGCTGCCACTTTCGTGgtgtatttattctttttaagtaGTTATTTATGGTAtcgtgtttgatatttttttagttctttaataTTCGTAAGCTTGCTTTTCCAAGGGAGATACTTTCAGTTTCTTAAAAATGAACgaagttttcttcatttttcttttcatgaaaaaaagcaagaaattaaatatCAGTTCTTCATCTTTTTGCTGGCATAGTTTTGTAAATATACATGACCATTTTCAGCCATGAAGAAACGCAATCGCGAATCTGTCTCCCCACCTTTTCCAGATTCAAAGAAGCTAAGCCACTCTCATGGTGGGGTGGAATCACTGAAAAGGGATGGTTTAAAGAAACTGGGATTGAAAGTGGTTAGCCGGTTATCTCTAGCTTCTGATTTCAGTTAAATTCTTATTCCCCCTCTATTGAGCACTTCAAtttatataaagttaaaaatgcttttccAGACACAACCAGGGCCAGACTGGTCCAGTAAACAGAGTGTCTGTGGGCCAATAAccaaagatgaagaagaagttgTGGAGACCTTGTATTCTTTGGCTGGAATGTTTACCAATAATGAAGAACCCAAAAATGATTGTAAATTGGGCAATGCTTCTTTGGATGCAAGTCGTTCCACTTTGCAAGAACGTAGTGAGAGTGATTCCCCCAttattgaaggttttttttttttttttttagtttcctccataattttattattatgctttttttttatgctgtgTTGTAAGTATGTTGTTTATCTAATTCTGTAGCCGTAAAAGAGGACTTGAACTCAATTTGCCTTCCGAGAATTGATGAGGCTGCTGAGGAAACATGGCATGTCGAAACTGCCAAAGTTGATTGTTTGAACGAGCCTAGTTTTCAAGATTGGCCTACATTGTCCAGCGATAAAGTCCAAGGTGAATTAGGTAGTTGTGTTGCTCAAGTGAATCTGCCCACTATGTTTGCTAAACAGGAGGAGCTAAAGCCACTGTGTGATTCTTTCAATCTCTTCATTGCCCCTGAGCAATATCAGGATACTGtgtatgcttttcttttcttttttctgtcttttGGTTGTTATGTTAAATGCATTCCTTTGTTCATGGCTCCAAggcatttgtttatttattcctTACATTTTTTGAGCTTGCAGCAAAGTGAAGCAGTCCGCACAGTTGGAGACCTCACTCGAGAGAAAGCCAGACATTGCCTTGGGGCTGACAGCAACTGTAAGTCAACAGGATCAACGACATACAATCTGTCAATCCAAGACCAATGGTAAAACTCCTGCTCCTGGGAAATTATCATCTCAATAGCATACAATTTGATTGTAGATTACTTTTGTCTTGTGTAGTACTACACTTAATAGTTGATTTTTTCATCTGAAGGTCCAGCATTGTGGCCAGGTTTGTCTTCAACTGTATCAAGTGGTGCATGCAATTATGGATCTTCATCACAGTAATTTTCTCCCATTTCTTTGGTTTTGTACATTTACATCATCCATTATTTTGCAATTTGTCATGCAATTTTTACCTATTTCAGATCTTCTGCCACCAAATTTCCTTCTTGGATGGATACTGATTGTGGTGCTACCAGGCCCAGTTCATTCCAAAAATGTTCTTCTACTGGAAAGGTGATGGTTATGTCTAATGATTATTTCTCTTGCCTGGATGAATTGGTTGCTCAAAACTTTTATGACTGGTTTATCTGATGGACTGTGACTTACACAGGCTTCTAAAGTCAATACTGGTAAAAGATCATGGAAGAGGTCCTCAACCCATGTTTATATAAGTCGTCTCATTCAGGTTTTACAAATTCCAGAGAGCAGAGATAGCTTGCCTCtgaatctgaatcaactgaggCCACATGATATATTAAGGCAAGGTGTATTTATGACAATAAACAACTTCAATGGCAACAGGAATGGTTTGAATGGCGCTACACCTTCTAGAGCCATAGTTAACATGACTGACAAGAATTCAAATCAGCGACAAAGACTCCATCAAGATCAGCCACAGACTCCTTCTGGCGTGTACAATTCTCAGAAGCAGGTAAATCTAGCATTCAATTTCCAAtggtttattattttctaactggttttgatcaatttttacTCCCTTGCAGACTTTCAATTTCTTGTCTTTGTCAACTGGCGGGGGCAGCCTGGAAGCTAATAACATTTCTAATGGAGTTGGAAATAGGTCTGAACAATCAGCTCAGCAGCAATTTCCTTATCTGCACTCACATTTGCAACAGCAACATTCCACACTCGCGAGTTTCCCTATGTCCCAAGCATATTGCACATCCTCATCTTACCCTGATCAACCTGCAGCACAGCAGGTTTTTATCCTTACCTTTTAGATTGCATCTATGTATCTATGCTGATGACTCAAGAACTAATTGAAGAGATGGTTTTGCACATCctcaatcatttattttttgtcaataatTACATCCATTAATCCATtaaatggggggggggggggatgcaGTGGAAGTGTAGTTCTGTGAATTTAGGGAGCCAGCCAATAGGTGATCTTATGTTCAGCAGCATGAGGCTCTCTTTGGCTAAAGGTTTACACTTTGCTGAGTTACCTAGGGTCTTCAAATTCACACAAACTTCTACTGCATCTGTACCGAGTTACCTTGCAAGTTATATACCAACTTACTCTTAACTCTTGGTTTTAGGCCCGGGTTCCACAACCTCCCTACTTTGGCAACTTGTATTGTGGTTCTCGTACAAGTCCTTCAGGATTTGCAAAGCAGCAACAGGAGCAGCAACAGGAGCATCAGGAGCAACTACAACGGCTTTGGGAAGCTCAGCTTGCAGCAGCTCAATACAGGACGTCTGCAAATTCCACCACCATGACTCAGTTTCCGAACTGGCAAAATGTAAGGCAAGACTCGCCTACACAGATATCACGTGCCCAACCCACCATCCCAACTTTGTCATCTCAAGAAGCACTGGGTCCCAAGTACGCTCAGATCTCTCAACAGCAGCTTATGACCATTACTACATTGCCTCATGCTAGGGTCAGAAGACAAGACCACCATCTCTCTTCTGTTTATGAAGAAACTGGAGGTGGGTTTCGAACTGTTGGTGCACTGCCATTGCAATTACTCTGTAATGATCGTCTATGAATTCTAGCCATCATCTATCAGATTGATTGGCAGAGATATTATTTGATTCGTTGTGCTAATACCTGCCACTTCTCAGCACTGTCAAATAGGGAATAAACTAGAAGCCAAGTTGTTCTTTGGGTGTTAGATTAAAATGGGGAAGAAAGCAGGCAGGGGAAGTTAGATGCTAGTGGAATTAGCATCCAGGGCTTATTATCTAAAAGTGGGTGAGGACATTTTGTACTGTCGCCTTTTCTCTCGACGGATTGACTCGTGTGACTTGAGTAATACCAATCTAAGAAAAACGaggattgatatatatatatatatatatatatatatatatatatatatatatatagatgctgGTTCATGGGTTGACTCACTTTCTGAAGCTTTATCCGAGTTAGGTTTCAAACCGGACTTGACAGCTGCTTTTATGGATGTAAGTTTATGGTTTTTATCCGCTTAACCTGCTTAAACAGCGGGACTACTTCTAAGCAGCAGCCAATGGAGAGAGGTAGCCAAATTGGCTTCTTGAATCTAGAGTTTTACACCTGTGAATTTAGCGTTGAGGATTAACTTGGCTTTTCATCCTATAATGACATGACAGGATAGGTCATAGGTGGCTTTTGTCTTCTCTGACATATCTGTCCTGGGATGCTAATCTTCTTACATGCTTGTCATATAATTTTCCTGCCCATGTCAGCCCGTACAGTCCTCGATCGAACTTGCGGGGATATGGCATGGTGCTATGGGCTGAGCATTACGTCTGACACCTTGTTATGAGCATTTATTTCCATTCAGATCCAACGATTTCATGATAGGCCAAGAAAGCTGTGTATTGTGCTTTTGTATCATGCATCGCTACTACGTTTGAATTTCCCAGTTCTCACCTATCCATTACTTCCTCACTTTCCTCAGCACTGTTGGGCAACAGCAAAGACCCACCACCAGATATAGCTCCTAAATTTCTGGCATCTACTTAAAATACAAGCAGGGTTATAATAACAgtgttgagaattataattgtttctAGACATCCAGAATGTTACACTAACATGAAAATAGCACCCTTATTAACCTGAACACAGAGCCGTTCTATGCCATCAACTGAAAGATGATGGGAATTAACAGTACTCCATGGAAATGAAAGGCAGAATGAGACACAGAGACAATGGGAACCGAAGGATAAAAGAAGCAATTTCTGGCAAAAATGTCCACTATTGCAAGTTATGAGCTGGCTGTGCTAGATGGGTATAGAAATAACTGCTGAACAATAAAGAACGAGACATACAAATACAGGAAGAAAAaatggaggaccaaattgaCACTCGGACACTCTTCGCTGCAGAACAGATGCTTACTCCAGCTTCTCCAGCTCTCCCATTCTCTCTATGATTGCCTGCGCATTACAATGAGTATCAGTTGCCTGTTTAAAGTGGGATTAATTTACCAAAATAACAAAGAGGGAGAAAAAGAAGTTATGAAAAGTGTTGTGCCATGATAACTAAAAACTTGTACATTTGTGCTTCCATTATCCTCcccaaaacaaacacaaatattagTTGATGGCATGGATCGACCATACAGTAATCCGAAAACGTGAGGGGTGGTAAAACGAGCAAAAACTTGTTTTCCCTATGAACCAGATTTGCCAGGAAGAAATAGAATTCCAGAAAATACTCACCCTCTTGCTTGTTTCTTGAAGCTCCCCAGCGAGAATGAATTCATCAAGTATCAAATAAACCTTTTAAGGAGGaaacagaaaatcaaacaaAGAAGTGCATAAGAAAAACAGTAGCAAATAACAGGTTGCTCTATAGGAAAACACACACGCACATGGAATGATAAAAAGCCAATAAGAGGCCTGTGAATTCCTTTCAGGAACTAATTATACGGTGTAATTGATCTGGTAACTAGACCAAAAGGCAAGAATCACACATAGTAAAAGCAAAGATGCAGGAAACATCGAATCATCCATGCAACACCAATAGAATCGCAAGAGCGAAGACGAGCATGGTTAAAGTAACATTCTCACAACAACGAAAACGAAAAAATCATGACAGGGACAAACCTTGTGAAAGTTAAACACCAAATCTAGCTCACACACATTGCTGAAGAAATGATCCAATATCTCCACAAATAAATGAATGCACTCCAAATAAGCCAATTCGTTATCCGTTATGTCGACACACAGCGAAAAAAACAATCCAGCATACCGCCTGTATATCACCTTGTGTGTCCTAAACTGCAACCAAAACATTCCTTAGCTAAAACAACACTTCCATTATTACTCAATGTTCGAGTTCCAAttgttttcattaataaaaagaattcaacACAACTAATCAAATTAATCAGATTAGGATTTGTTTAAGCACCGGCTCCTGCTTAATTAGATCATAATTAGCTTCTTCTCTTTATCAACTCGAAAGGGATGAGAAATCAATTACCTCAACAAAATTCGTGAATTTAGCATCTCTATTAACAACCAATCGGTGAACCTAAAAAACACAAtcgaattcataaaaaaaaaactaaaaaaatcaaacaattagaaataaaaaaagagagagtataaATCAGACAAAACCTCGTATTCGACTTTGTGCTTCTCGGAATCCTCAAGAGGAACATAGTATTTAGCGAGACGAGTCTTGCCTTGTCTGTTTTGCAGGAGTATAAATCGGATCTGCCAAATCAAACATCGTCAAAAACAGACATTaaccaaaagtaaaaaaaaaaattgttcagaaCATGATATCAGGCAGAAAGATAACCATTGTTAGAGAAAGATCGAACGATGAATTAACGAAGAAGTTTCACGAATTATTTTCAAGCAGCGTTAATCTGGAGAGGGATGGAGGTGTAgaaatgtttgatttttctcGTGAATTTCTTTCGTCTTGAGAGGAAGGGAGCCTCCAAGGTTCAATATGTCAAAGGAAAGGAGGAGAGTGAGATCTAGCGTGTAACACCGTATACAGATAAATCGTGTGATACTTGAAGTTGAATTCTCTCTCGGTTGATGACTCGATAtagtatttttctattttgatcttttgaatGCTGTGTGATTAATTTGCGGCTACTGTGATGTTCACACATAAGTTTGGTATGAGCATTTCACACTTACGTGAATGAGGCGAGCCTGTGTTCGCCGTTTTGCTATGTTTGTCAAACGAAACGCAGGCCGCAGTCAGCTTTTACATTTTTATCTGGAAAAGATAAATTGTGTTTGGTAATACATTgtaagcttttttaaaaaaatatattaaaatatatattttttatttttatcatcaatatattaaattcataaaaaaattaaaaaaattaattcaatatttttttaaattaattatacttttaaaatatattcaacgGTTTTCAAACACGGTGACAGGCCAAGCATGATGCTGCTAATTTTCAAGATAAATTGGATGCGGGGAATCCATTTAGTACGCTACAGATTCAAGCTAGGTGGTTCTGATTGAACACTAATTGCAGAGACATAACTTACTTTCATGGCAATCAAGTCATTGGCTAGCCTAATAATTATGGTCGTACTTTGGAGTTTGTAGCAGCCAAGAGAGCAGCTCCAATACCAGACCCGTCTTTTGAAAATGTTCTATGACTCTGTTTTTCGAAATTTCTAGTCCCAGAAGCTCGGTAAAAGCATCTTGTAGGTATCTTCTGTAATGGGGGTGGTGCTCGTATAATCCACCGCGCGTCCCATGGATACTAAAGTTCCTTTATCAAATATGGTACCTTTGGAATCATCTTCCATCTTTTGCAGAATCCCTGCACTTGCCAAGCGTCCACCTCTCTTTACAATGGCGTCGCAAACCTCTGATTAACACAATCCTCCTAGCATTTAAGCTGGGCTCAGCCTGAACTTGAAATTTGGATTAAAGGAAATAGTGAATGATTGGAATAGCCGAGTTGAACAAGAAGATCCAAGTAATATAACTCCTTTTCAATATACATATCTCAGATGATATTGACTGGCAAGCATAAGTTCAAATATCCTGCAGAAATGCAGGACTACTTACTATTGACCTCTAATGATTACTTTATTGTTCGTTGAACATCACTCCACTTGATTAACAGCGTCTGCGGTGTGTGTATATAGGAAAAGAATTCCTATCATCTATACTGTCTCCCACTGGAAAGCAAATTCCATATGTACACTCAATTTCGTCAAAAGGCTAAAGTCATAAGAGTAGCAGAACAGTAAAGATTACCCCAGTCCCCAGCTACATTATGTAGAATCGAACCAATGGCTTGAAGATCATCTGAATTGTCCTGCTGCATTGCGCATATATATGGGGTCCTGCCATGCATTTGAGAACACGCTTCAGTACGAAGGAAAGACAAGTGCTAATGACATGCAAGCATGTAACTGAACTAGACAGTAAGATAGCGTTTTATTACTGTTTAAGAATAAAAGATAatgagatagaaaaaataattgggAGATAATTGTGTTTGTTAATGATTTACATGACAAAATGATTGTtctctgtttgattatgatggatatgataaaataaaatataaaaaaatctattttatttttaatatacattGTTGacaaacttatatatttaaaaaataattcaatatatttttttactaatttagtttgtattaaatgttaaaattaataatattataataaccttaGTTATAGGACCAGTATTGATTTCAAGGGTTGACCCGGGGCCTGAACTAGtccgagttttaaaaaaaatagaggaaggatTGACTTGACTTGACCCGTTCAAAAACTCAGGTCAACCCGGGATAAAACACTAGTCGAAAATTCGTTGacttttttgaaaagaataaaacttcTTTTGGATCGGCCAAGTCGAGCCTCCCGCTCGTGACCTAAACCTTGACCTGGGTAGATTCCCGagctaaaattaaaactatGACAATAACCATTTTATCTATacattgactcgggtcaacttgTATTGATCCTCTCGACCTGTGACCTAACTCTTACCCTGGATGATCCTGGaatcgggttttaaaattatgatgataatAACTTTTATCTTTACATTGACTTGGGTCAACTCTCATGATCCGTGACATAGGCTTTGTTCTTGGTTGATTCtcgaatcaagttttaaaactataatagcagctatttttattttatattgactaTCCTGACACGGGACTCAGGCCTTACCTCATGTTGACTTTCAAGTtgacttttaaaattatgataataacaactcgtaaaatattttttactaacaAACAAGGGCGGAGGTATGTTAAGGGCTAGGGTGGGCTATAGCCCAGGtcaatattttatcaatattttttgactagttttatgtaaaaaaaaaatcataattctcgattgagttatcaaaaaattctgaaatttgcGTGaggccttctaatatgatgctttagtttgggttaaaatttcagaattttttgagaaatttagaaatttgatgaaaaatcacaatttaaccagttttatgttattggacgtaattttcaattcgaccatcagattgagctgaaattttacaagggatcttaaaatatattgaataaaatttggttaaaattttaggatgaacggagctttgtagtgctaacaaaaaaaaagaactgtcaaataaaagcaaacgactcattaaaagtaaaatgattatttgccattaaaaaataaaacaaatcagctcttctttctttttatatgttgtCGACTGGGTAGAAGCagaataggaaaagaaagaaaagaaaaggttagagagaaatagagaaaagtaagggaaaaacattaaaaaaaatcaaaataaaaaaaataagaaaagtgaaaaaataactttgtaaacttacaaagtccaacttataaaacactaatctaagaaagaatcaagtgaagtaatgaggaattgagagagggaaaaaatttaattactttgttttccagttgacatgagattgttattttatctcgGTTGAAGagttgttacaatatcgattcagattcgattatagatgaattatatttcacaaaATATCGAAAGATGTAACTTTTAtagtgaatttaatttttactttcattttaattttatgtactttcaaatttattttttaatattttagatagtgtatttgaattaaaatttcatttttaactttaaaaattcatgtatgtaagttaattaattttaaaaaaaaatatatatttaaattactaaaagatattaatataatataaaaaaaaacatatgaaaagaaaaacagattcATAGTGAAAGGAATACCATGGGTGTTCAACTGTTCATgcattaaataaaaagtcataCTTGGATCTGGCACGAATGGATAGAAAACCTACGTGTCAGTTTGTCAGTGTCCTTGTACAGCTTAGTGCCAGCCTGCCAGGTTCAAAAGCTAAGATAAACGGCTCATCTACACTCCCACAATGATGGGCTATCAGTGTTTTTTTATCCGCCTGGTACTGGGAGAATGTTTGCCGAACTCCATTAAAATCGACGAGGAATCATAAATGATGTGCTCAATTTACACGTGGACAAGGATGAGACCTTTCATATCTCCACTTGGCTTTGATGGCTAGATATGCCAAAAAGACAAATAGTACAGGCATTAAATGTAAAGGTATCTCTAATGCATCGCACGTTTTCAAAACTAATAATTCAGAGAGgtcatctttttagttttgcaagaagtttaattattttttttacggaaataaatataatttttaattgatggaGAAGCCACGTCACCCTTGAAAAGAGCCACGTCCTCAATGGAGCTCTTACAACCCAATCCATAATCGAATGGACGCCCTCCCCCGTAGGATTTTCATTGATGATCATATTGGGCTGAAAACTTGCTGTAGTTATGGCTTAGAGCATGGGTCGTGGTCCTCGTGGATCATACACATGCATTGCCTTGCTTGATTCGTTGGCTCTTGGTGAAGAGTCCCTCTCTCTTGCCGAATTAACATGGGCTGGTCAGGCACTAGTGAACAAAGTCCATCCAACCACCGCCTTCGCATTCAAATATAGTATCAAGTGACTAACGGAAAACACAGAATTCTAGTGAAGTGGACGCGAAGTAACGAAGCTCCCCAGCAAGACATATACTTGTCATACAATATTGTTGTCTCCCCTAACCAAAAATCACTTGTAGCTACTAGTAAACAACCTGTCCCATCTCTCTCCGGCCCCATCTCTATCTCTTGTTCTAAGTTAAAACCGCATATATCCTTGTTGCCATATCTCTCCTTTAATCCagaattatcttcttcttcttc is part of the Populus trichocarpa isolate Nisqually-1 chromosome 2, P.trichocarpa_v4.1, whole genome shotgun sequence genome and encodes:
- the LOC7479680 gene encoding uncharacterized protein LOC7479680 isoform X2 gives rise to the protein MIEMNKNKDVRPRASRFSRQQIKQSGQKLLSGLNGGDFVVSWEKSKRIKRLSAVNNNNSESNKGSCSYEVEEEKKCEMGGGGGCDVFDKEVLQAPSATIGTASTSNKRFKLPRKLIDDCNGVVPRKLRSAMKKRNRESVSPPFPDSKKLSHSHGGVESLKRDGLKKLGLKVTQPGPDWSSKQSVCGPITKDEEEVVETLYSLAGMFTNNEEPKNDCKLGNASLDASRSTLQERSESDSPIIEAVKEDLNSICLPRIDEAAEETWHVETAKVDCLNEPSFQDWPTLSSDKVQGELGSCVAQVNLPTMFAKQEELKPLCDSFNLFIAPEQYQDTVKVKQSAQLETSLERKPDIALGLTATVSQQDQRHTICQSKTNGPALWPGLSSTVSSGACNYGSSSQSSATKFPSWMDTDCGATRPSSFQKCSSTGKASKVNTGKRSWKRSSTHVYISRLIQVLQIPESRDSLPLNLNQLRPHDILRQGVFMTINNFNGNRNGLNGATPSRAIVNMTDKNSNQRQRLHQDQPQTPSGVYNSQKQTFNFLSLSTGGGSLEANNISNGVGNRSEQSAQQQFPYLHSHLQQQHSTLASFPMSQAYCTSSSYPDQPAAQQARVPQPPYFGNLYCGSRTSPSGFAKQQQEQQQEHQEQLQRLWEAQLAAAQYRTSANSTTMTQFPNWQNVRQDSPTQISRAQPTIPTLSSQEALGPKYAQISQQQLMTITTLPHARVRRQDHHLSSVYEETGGGFRTVGALPLQLLCNDRL
- the LOC7479680 gene encoding uncharacterized protein LOC7479680 isoform X1; amino-acid sequence: MIEMNKNKDVRPRASRFSRQQIKQSGQKLLSGLNGGDFVVSWEKSKRIKRLSAVNNNNSESNKGSCSYEVEEEKKCEMGGGGGCDVFDKEVLQAPSATIGTASTSNKRFKLPRKQLIDDCNGVVPRKLRSAMKKRNRESVSPPFPDSKKLSHSHGGVESLKRDGLKKLGLKVTQPGPDWSSKQSVCGPITKDEEEVVETLYSLAGMFTNNEEPKNDCKLGNASLDASRSTLQERSESDSPIIEAVKEDLNSICLPRIDEAAEETWHVETAKVDCLNEPSFQDWPTLSSDKVQGELGSCVAQVNLPTMFAKQEELKPLCDSFNLFIAPEQYQDTVKVKQSAQLETSLERKPDIALGLTATVSQQDQRHTICQSKTNGPALWPGLSSTVSSGACNYGSSSQSSATKFPSWMDTDCGATRPSSFQKCSSTGKASKVNTGKRSWKRSSTHVYISRLIQVLQIPESRDSLPLNLNQLRPHDILRQGVFMTINNFNGNRNGLNGATPSRAIVNMTDKNSNQRQRLHQDQPQTPSGVYNSQKQTFNFLSLSTGGGSLEANNISNGVGNRSEQSAQQQFPYLHSHLQQQHSTLASFPMSQAYCTSSSYPDQPAAQQARVPQPPYFGNLYCGSRTSPSGFAKQQQEQQQEHQEQLQRLWEAQLAAAQYRTSANSTTMTQFPNWQNVRQDSPTQISRAQPTIPTLSSQEALGPKYAQISQQQLMTITTLPHARVRRQDHHLSSVYEETGGGFRTVGALPLQLLCNDRL
- the LOC7479680 gene encoding uncharacterized protein LOC7479680 isoform X3, coding for MGGGGGCDVFDKEVLQAPSATIGTASTSNKRFKLPRKQLIDDCNGVVPRKLRSAMKKRNRESVSPPFPDSKKLSHSHGGVESLKRDGLKKLGLKVTQPGPDWSSKQSVCGPITKDEEEVVETLYSLAGMFTNNEEPKNDCKLGNASLDASRSTLQERSESDSPIIEAVKEDLNSICLPRIDEAAEETWHVETAKVDCLNEPSFQDWPTLSSDKVQGELGSCVAQVNLPTMFAKQEELKPLCDSFNLFIAPEQYQDTVKVKQSAQLETSLERKPDIALGLTATVSQQDQRHTICQSKTNGPALWPGLSSTVSSGACNYGSSSQSSATKFPSWMDTDCGATRPSSFQKCSSTGKASKVNTGKRSWKRSSTHVYISRLIQVLQIPESRDSLPLNLNQLRPHDILRQGVFMTINNFNGNRNGLNGATPSRAIVNMTDKNSNQRQRLHQDQPQTPSGVYNSQKQTFNFLSLSTGGGSLEANNISNGVGNRSEQSAQQQFPYLHSHLQQQHSTLASFPMSQAYCTSSSYPDQPAAQQARVPQPPYFGNLYCGSRTSPSGFAKQQQEQQQEHQEQLQRLWEAQLAAAQYRTSANSTTMTQFPNWQNVRQDSPTQISRAQPTIPTLSSQEALGPKYAQISQQQLMTITTLPHARVRRQDHHLSSVYEETGGGFRTVGALPLQLLCNDRL